Part of the Arachis hypogaea cultivar Tifrunner chromosome 6, arahy.Tifrunner.gnm2.J5K5, whole genome shotgun sequence genome, atttgaaaaaagacacttttataaaaaaatatattattttctgtaaaatatgtttacgtaactaaataaacgagaataaaaaagaaattaaagcagcCATTGAAAATAAAACTTGTGCAATTTTACATAGACATAAGAAGACACTAATTTCATATTCTATTTGGTAAGTTAGACAtgagaaaaaattgtaaaaaattagtgtctcaagTTAAAAATTAGTGTTTTAGCATTCTAAagagacacaaaatacatgtttttaatgGGTATTTGTGTATGACTAtgtctttcattatttttgtctCAGTAAACAAACACCATATATGTACTCCTGGGTAATCCTGTATCTATGTTTTGATGGACATATATACCAAAATCAAACGCTGTCATATgtgtactattttattttttttaataatataaaaaatttgataataaaaatgtattatgtataatgtatatatatttttaattagtcaaaaatttatttatttgatatttttaggtaTATATTGAAAGATGCAAGAAGTCCAAAGAGAAGCAAGATtatattaaagagaaaattgatattaaaagacaaagaaaatacaaagtgAAGCACATTTCAAGGtagatttcatataaaaaaataattaattattttatcattttttttaggttagaataatatatttttttatttggtatttttaagtatgtcagttctatatatttagtttttattgggtATACAAAATAACTAACATGTCATGAGTAGTTTGGCCGAATGAAAgcccataaaatacaatattttctatatattatttagctattgacaagtaataaattattaatttacattgtCTTCGTAATATGTTACTAAATTTGTTTACGAAAAAATTACAGGAAATTCGAGTGATAGTTTCAATGGTGTGCATTTTGAGTCGGTGTTGTCGAACATTACAAATAGTATTAATACagatttatttttagatttttttttggaaCTTGCTTATGTGACATGcactttatgtattttgatttttctactatttattcaattataaactttaacaGAAAATATGTTCAAAAATAATATCTCGAGTTATCTTATTAGGTAATAATCCAACACCATATCGATCAAGGTCTCCAACTACTAATCTACACTCTGTAGATGAAAAAGAACGATGTTCCAATATTAGTGATATTAGTAATTCGGGTATCACACGTGAAGCATATGATAGCCCATGTCATCAGACAAGTCAGCAATATCTTCAACAAACATCAAACCATATCGACCAATTACAAAGCCAGCGTATGttaatatgcttttattacttAAAGACCAAACATTTAACTTTTCAATTGGTCTATTAAAAACAATCTTTGGTATATGCTACataattattatagattcattggagtacacaaatcgaatTAGATTGCAAAGGGATGCAAGACTGAATAGGAAGACTATGCTACTTCAAAAGAGACATGGTAAGATAAGCATGATAGATTGTAATTATCACAAAGCTAAAATTTTActtcttttatctttaatattaccttcataatatatattcataattcaGCTGATTCAAATATTTaacatatattcattttttttataatataaattacttgatgtattatctctaatgattacaggagcaagtacatctaattcaaatttagatactaaaaaattagaagaagcgTGCATAGCCAAAAATATTACAATTAGTTATTATCagtgttaaaaataattattaacaataatttttaacactgataagtataaaaataatatttataaaagattaccGAAAAATACAATTTATGGattaaaaagatgagatcatATAATACAATTTTATTGTGCCAACCTCAAGATTTAAGTTTTACATGCACGTTAATCAAACAATAAGAATTACAATAAATcaatgttcaaatacaaaaattataatatataaccatatcttagtttgaattttaaaacttgaaCACTAAATAATAATTGTTTGTTTATAAAAAGcataacaatagtaaataataaagtgtTGATATTGCTACTTCTTAAATTACCTATATTCTCAGCAACATCGAATATGACTGGGTCAGGGGCGGAGCTAGACTAACTATTTAGGGGGCgatatttaataatttactaaAATTATTACCTACTGCAAAGTAAAAGTGAGAAATTTGAGTGAATGAAGATATCAGAGAAGTCCAAAACAGGATCCAATTTTGAGTTCTCAATATGTTGTATGCGAGGAAAGGTACAACTGCCATtttgaagcacttgatcggacgctcagggatcttatgtcagttatcgatcaacataagacacatcaaccatttggtggtaaggttgttgttctaggaggtgatttcagacagatacttccGGTGATTTCGAAAGAAAGTAGACACGATATATTGGCATCCGCTATTAACTCATCTCATCTGTGGTCattttgtaaggttctgaaactgcatacgaatatgaggcttctaatgtcttcttcggatcaagatgaaggtgaaatgaagagatttgctaattggatacttgatgttggaaatggaaatattggctctgttgttggtgatgaatcagaagttgaaatttcagatgatctattgattacaactactgatgaccctctctctcatttggtagactttgcatatccaaatttgttgcaaaacatgtcagattacatgtattttcagagtagggcaattcttgcacccacgcttgagagtgtcgagaaggtaaacgattttgtcttgacaatctttccggggatggaaaaggagtatttgagctctgacacaacatgccaagctgatgagaatgaagatgtacaacaagagtggttcacaccagagttcctaaatgacatcaaatgttcgggactacccaatcacaagttgactttgaagtcaGGAGTCGCTGTAATGCTATTGCGAAACATAGACCGGACTTCAGGTTTATGCaacgggacaagattaatagttaacgaacttgacagcaacgtaattggagtgacggtagtgaccggtagaaatattgaaaataaagtgtacattccaagaatgaacttgatcccttcagattcaggattgccatttaagttccaacggagacaattttcattaacagtatgctttgcaatgaccattaacatgagtcggggtcaatcattatcacatgtacgGCTTTATTTGTCAAAATCAGTGTTCACccatggacaactttatgttgctttgtcaagagttaagagtcacAGTGGCCTCAGGATTTTAATTATAGACGAAGacggcaatccaaagtcatcaacaacaaatgtcgtgttcaaagaggttttcaataatatttaggtaagaataatattatttttattttaatagcatgttatgatttacacttttgtacaaatatttactatagatataactaatttatctataactcttttttcaaatttgaaatgaaatgtgtaacaaggaACACAACATCCTATGCCAAAtgcttttctaatgaagttagtaagatactaggttgtcgataaatttttattagctttttgatataaaatttagggtaaaattaacatgctattattacagttatatatgttcttatttttttatggctccctccttatggttcaagaatattataaacttcaaactcttctatttatattttactttgaataaagataaaataacatatttaacacgtttattatataacgacgatgatagtgttatactaaatttaaatataagcccgtgcatcgcacgggtttaacactagtatAATACAAAGAGAATTAATGTAGCGAAGGTAGACTGAATTTTAAATAAGTATTATCcgtaaaaaatgaattttaaattttaagttttactCCATGTCTtagtaaatctttttttttaatagagaAAAATGAGTAATATTCTATATTGGCCttcagaaaataaaattttgacggttattttaattttcagaAAATTTTGGTTATCAAATCATTCTAGATGAAATTATAGATTCTACAAAATGGAATATAGAGATTTATTTAACAATAGAAAGTTGTCTAACATACAAAATGGAATATAAAGATTTATTTGTatgaataaaatctttttcagaaATAATTTAGGTATAACTCTTAAAAAAAATCTTAGCAaggatatatttaaaaattattattaataatttttattttaataaacacacaaaaaatatattaaaaattaaaatgttacatatttattataatttctttttaattagtaatctttaacatattttttatttttttcacggCAACTCTTATTTCGACGATGTGTTATAACTTAAATAATGGTATAGTTTTTCTATACTCAACTAAAAGTCGCGAATTCGAATCTctctatttttagtaaaaaaaaattctcaacaagTTAAAAATTAATTCGTTAAGGATcaaaactctatttaaaaatttaaaattagcttATAAATTATTCAAACCCTATATttatttagtcacaaaaaaaccctacatttatttaaataaactaaaGATGTAACCACTAAATCaacctaatttaatttttattttttaacatgtttttcatatggtaaatccaaaaaataatagGGAGCGCAATACACGGAAGTTTGGTGCAGCAGCACCGTGCGCCTGCGGCATCTGATTCTgatccctcttctcttctcttcagttttttcattcatttcatttcagaattctctctatctctctatctctctattctattctattttctctctatttctaTATATAGCATTCCAAAAACACCACCACTAAACATATCAATATATCATACAAAAACCATAATGGGAGCTGAACCTTTGTCTAACCACACTACAATACACGACCAACAACATTCTCGTCCTCTCGTACTTGGTCTCCAACCCTTTGCCCTCGTGGACCACGTGGCTCGCGTCGATTGGTCCTTGCTAGATCAAATTCCCGGTGAACGTGGTGGCTCCATACCTGTATATATTAACCCCCTTCACttatttcactttttcttttttcttcaacaAATTCGTTTCCTATAACTTTCTATGAGTTCTTTGTTACTGCTAGGTACTAGGTAGGTAGGTCCTTGTGTTTTGTATCTCaattttcttttacatttttgGTATATTGTGTTGTTATGTTAGTCTTAGATATTTTCCTAGGCATCACATCATATTTAAGGTAACTTATATCATGTAGTAGAAGTTAATCAGAAGAAAGTGTGGATATGCGAGAATGATAGTCGAgaattattagatgaaaatttagttaaatatgtCAAACCGCGTTTTTCACCTATCGTTTTCATGCTAAGACAACTTCACGTGAATAGTTTCACGTGAATAGTCACCATAGAAGACGATAGGTGAGATTCATTAGTTAAACATGTCAAACGATTTAACAGTTTTTACCTATGGTCAGCCTCGAGTAGGTTTTGAGTTAATTGGTGTTGGGAGAATCATGTCTCTTGTGAAATTTTCAATACTCAGCAAAATTGTACCTACTAGGAGGATTACAGATGTTTGTGGTTATGTATGTTTTGATCAACTATCCTATAATTTTGACACATTATTCATGCACATCATATTGTAGCAAATACTATTTGAATGTATAATATGGACATGACATGAGAGTGTAGAATTTAACTTGGTGGATTCCTTTTCTTAATGATTTTATCAGGTTGGAATTGAGGAGCTTGATTTTATACTGAAGGAAGTGAAGAGTCATGTTCTATCATCCCCTGATGATGGTTCGAGCCCGGTTAAGACCATGGCTGGTGGCAGTGTTGCAAACACAATCAGAGGGCTAAGTAGTGGCTTTGGGATCTCTAGTGGCATTATTGGTGCTTGTGGGGACGATGAGCAATGCAAGCTCTTTGTTGATAACATGAAATCCAATGGTGTGGACCTCTCAAGGCTGAGGAAGAAGAAGGGACACACAGCACAGGTTTGCTCAGTCTTCAGTTTTAGAAAGAATTGCTTTATCAATAAATTAGAGAGAAATTTTATCTGTAGTTATATTCTATAGACATCATATTATTAATCGAATACCATTGGAATGTTCGAGTGGTAGGCAATGTTGCCCTCTTCCTATAGTTCTCAAGTTTGAGCCCTGAGGGTGAAAGGAACTTGTGCTTGGACGCATTGACGGATTTAGAAATTTTAGTAACAGGGGCAAATATAAGACATTCTCAAGAGTAAGATATGTATAAATTTATATACTTATAAATAAATGCCCAAATTTTAGTGGAGGTACATGCCCCCAATTCACTTGGATTCGTCCTTAGTCAGGAGAGGTAGCAACAATTCCTCGAGCTAGATTAGTTGAGTCCTGATAATAGGGTTCGGATACCAGTCAAAGACAAAATTATATACTAATATTAATAAGTGTGTGTTTGCAAATAACATATCAAGTGAAGTGATTGTGCAAGAATTTTGACAACTTGGTTTTGTGAAACAGTGTGTTTGCTTGGTTGATGCCTTGGGAAACCGTACAATGAGACCATGTCTCTCAAATGCTGTGAAAGTTCAGGTACATGACTCTGTTCTCTCAATGAATATGTAGAGTTTGGAGCAGAATATATATGGATTCAGTTAAATTTTGTAATGTTTGAATTTTACTTCATTATTCTGCAGGCAGAAGAATTGACCAATGAAGACTTTAAGTGCTCCAAGGTGACTTAATCAACTAAATAGCATTTCATCACATAAGACTCTTTCGCTCTTATCATATTTAGATATTTTCATTATGTTGGGGATTATATATATTGAGCCTTTGAACTgaattatatttttgaatatggcAACTTGTCTGCTGTGACTCTTAGTTACTGTTATATTTACATTTCAGTGGTTGGTGATGAGATATGCAATACTTAATTTGGAGGTTATTAAAGCTGCTATTCTTTTAGCCAAACAAGAAGGTCTTCTTGTTTCCTTGGATTTGGCTAGTTTTGAGGTATAAATCAAATCTCACTCGCTCCCAACTTGTTCTGATGTCATTTAGCCGAAAGCCCGAAATGTATTATCTTCCAATCTTAATCCGAGTTTAAAGTTTGTGTTTGGATACTGTCTCTCAGACAAAAATAGAGAAATAGTTATGAAAAAACTTGTTTGGTTGTCGAGACAGGGAGAAAGATACAAATTTTATCACACTGCCCTCCTAGACCACCGTGGACCACCAACATAGTTGGTTGGACTGGTGCCGAAAAAGTTTTCTTCTTTCTTGTCTTGTTCTTGTTAGAACCAAACATGTTAGAGAGACTTCTTTTGTGTGTCTAGATTTGTCTCAGATACCTTATCCAAACACATGAGCTATATAAACTATATCACTCATCTTATATGGTCCCTTTACTTTGGCAAGATGGTCAGGAATTTCAAACAACCACTCCTGGAGCTAATAGAGTCTGGGAACATAGACCTTTGCTTTGCAAATGAAGATGAGGCAATGGAACTTTTAAGGTGGCTGCCATTTGTATTCAACTCAGCTTCACCTTGATCTAGTTTCACTTGTTATGTTGTTCTATTGATTGTTCATGGCAAAATTCTTTGCAATGGATTAGGGGTGAAGAAAATGCTGATCCGGTGGCTGCCGTAGAATTTTTGGCCGAATATTGCAAATGGGCTGTAGTAACACTTGGTGCCAATGGATGCATTGCAAAACAAGGAAAGGAGGTATATtatcttaattattttgattttgcaGCACATGATCAATTTTATTTAAACATATAACTTAGTGTTCAAGATGGAGAGCATATTCAAATAGACCTATCATCACTATTAGGTTCATTTTCATCTATTGAGTGAGTTTGATAATCAAACTAATGAAAGTTGTGTAAAATTAAATGTCATTTTTTCCATAATTTTGGCATGCTAAGCTCAAACTGAAAATTATTTTGTACCAAAACAAATTACTATTGAgatatttgattgttaataagtCATTATCATAAGAGTTATGTTATGTTTAGTCATTTCTTGAATTATGTTTTACGTTTAATATTGTCGCAGATTGTGCGAGTACCGGCGATAGGGGAAGCAAAGGCAGTCGATGCCACTGGAGCAGGGGACCTTTTTGCTAGTGGATTTTTGTATGGCGTTATAAAGGGTTTCTCACTTGAAGATTGTTGCAAAGTAGGAGCATGCAGTGGTGGAGCTGTTATTCGTTCTCTTGGTGGTGAAGTGACATTAGACAATTGGCAATGGATATTCAAGCAGATGCAGTTAAAGGATCTTCTTTTGCCTGATACATCCAAATGAATGAATAGCCTCCATTGAGATACATGTTTCcacttttattcttcttttgatTTATTACCATCAAATGGCAGCTATAGTGTTCCATTTTTTGGACTGCTTTGTTCTATGCATGGAAGATAAGCTTATTAAATTATCCAACATAAAGATAAGGCAGCTTCCAAATATTGTTTCCATTTAGTAATTCATACTTGTGTATATGAGtacttagttatttattttaaaaattatcaaacaagatatgaattgaattggatacagtcaatgtaaaaaaaaaaaaaaaattacatacacACTTAGTCCTATATTGTCATATTAGCATAGATATTTGATAAAACTATTCGATATTATAATAGTCCTAAATGCACGTATTTGATTAAAAAAC contains:
- the LOC112697987 gene encoding uncharacterized protein — encoded protein: MGAEPLSNHTTIHDQQHSRPLVLGLQPFALVDHVARVDWSLLDQIPGERGGSIPVGIEELDFILKEVKSHVLSSPDDGSSPVKTMAGGSVANTIRGLSSGFGISSGIIGACGDDEQCKLFVDNMKSNGVDLSRLRKKKGHTAQCVCLVDALGNRTMRPCLSNAVKVQAEELTNEDFKCSKWLVMRYAILNLEVIKAAILLAKQEGLLVSLDLASFEMVRNFKQPLLELIESGNIDLCFANEDEAMELLRGEENADPVAAVEFLAEYCKWAVVTLGANGCIAKQGKEIVRVPAIGEAKAVDATGAGDLFASGFLYGVIKGFSLEDCCKVGACSGGAVIRSLGGEVTLDNWQWIFKQMQLKDLLLPDTSK